Genomic window (Daucus carota subsp. sativus chromosome 5, DH1 v3.0, whole genome shotgun sequence):
catgcattatatgtttgctccgttcaagcaacttttaagagggtagttatatttaaattaaatgtttttgtgcataatcaatcaaaaaaattggaggaaggtgacaatgcaagaacatgattacttttccaaaaaaaaaaacaaataaaattaagattcgtcatgctttaaattgttaattacgtgtataaatttatttttattttttcaccatgaattatagtccaattttgcaattttatatattagtatttgtattacatcaagatttttataatataaatttattttatcctacaaatattaacttgaaacattaatatactttttatacacattcataaaattattttattctacatatattaatattggattatttatataatttttatagatcgccgcaacgcgcggattctcaatTAGTAATCAACTAATTATGGTTGTTTTGAAAGTACAGGTTTTGACTTGTATGTAAACAACGTGCTGCCCAGAGTGCCCATAGTTGCTACTTTGTTAGTGCTGCTCATCACAATCTTTTTAGAGATAATAAAGTAATTATAAATGGGCTTccaaaataatgttattataaATTTGCATGCATTGCAGTACCgtagaaattataaaataaatatgccaaaaggaaaaaaaatgacATCGCCGATTGTGTGGTTTTTATTAGTGAGTTCAATTAACGagaaatatattcaatttttcaatttcttaaaCCAAATCGCTTtcttagtttaaaaaaaaaaggtactGATTTtccaataatattttctttactTGGGGTTCTCGGAAGTTGGTATAGTACTCTCCTTATATAGACTTGTTGATCGATGTTGGCCATATATATTTCCGCAACATTCAAACCTGTTTGAATAAAACATATATCACAGGATTCGAATTTTGGATTCAAGTTTATCCACACAATATATAAGACAAAATCCCCAAATATATGCCTACGCATCTGGCCAGCCGCCCGCAAAAATCATATCATGAGCCCAACACCGTGGCATTATTATCCAGTAACTTAAATTCAACAAATTCAAGCGCAATACCCCTGTGTCttttataattacataataaaattaattatctaTAAAAAATTACTGTGGATTTTggttacatatatttatttaatagaaataataattttaattataatcaaaGCACCTAGAGATGTGTGCAAAAATCAGATGTCCGATGAAAAAAGAATACACAACAAATTACACGCATCATTTTAAATGTCCATAAATGGCTTATTTAAAACAgctataattttatgaatttgtatattatttttataatatttttttagacgAAAAACTGATAGTATACTATATGAAAATGACACAATATGCCTAATTTTGAATGGCCTGCGAAATGACACGATGCAAGAAATTTTGAATGGTCTTGAATGACTCCTctaaagaatatatatttatctttgaAATCATCTTTTTATTTCACATTTTATTCTATAGTCTATTTTCatacttaaataaatatttatatatatatatataataaatattatatattcctaattataatttataactacCAAAACAATATGAAATCCGAAATTTAAACCCTCCCTGTTGAAAGAATTTGAGCGCGAGAGGACAATAGTATAGTACTACCTCCGTacctttttacttgtcactttgactttttgcacgtaatttaagatgattaaaaaacatacttctacttattatttttaaaattttctttttctgaattaaaatttatagtttataattttattcataaaaagaaaattttaaaaataacgagcggaattatgttttttaatcaccttaagttacgtgcaaaaaatcaaaatgacatgtaaatagggacggagggagtatttgttatCTTTGTATTTTACTACATCTGGTGAATTATATGTACTCAGATACAAGATTATATAGCTTTTTTGGTAGGATTAGGAACCTTTGTCGGCAAGTTGGCTTTAAGAGACCCTACACAAATAGGAAACAGAACTAGTGAAATGTCCATATAAGCACCAATAAACCTTTGTGATAAGTACAAGCACCAAGACCACAAACTTTCATTACTCCTGCAAACTAAGCCTAAGCTCTTTCATCAATTCTAACAGATACTTCGAATTCTGAACTTGAGGCTGTAAAGATGAGGGGCATGATGGTTTCGATGAGGGAAAATCTTCAGAACGTGAGGAAGAGTCCGCGAGTAGCGGATGAGAGTATGTTTGGTGACAATGCAAACGGTGCTGGATTGCCTATTTTAGCAGGAAATAATGGCAGAACGCGACATGGGTGGAAAGGATTCAGCGTTATATGCAGCATCGTTCGTGCTCCTCTCGTG
Coding sequences:
- the LOC108192706 gene encoding uncharacterized protein LOC108192706, whose product is MRGMMVSMRENLQNVRKSPRVADESMFGDNANGAGLPILAGNNGRTRHGWKGFSVICSIVRAPLVLFSCLSHPHISSVDGVWVSGEFGRISEMNHLMVNDSMRYAILM